DNA from Gambusia affinis linkage group LG06, SWU_Gaff_1.0, whole genome shotgun sequence:
GGCGGAGAGGTGACGGTGTGGACTCAAGAGGGCGTCGTGGTCGGGCGTCTGGCTCTCCCCGGACAGGAGGACGTTACCAGCGCAGCGTTCTCACCCGCAGCCTCCGCCCACCTGTACGTGTCGCACGGAGACGGGGTGAGCGTGTTCGACCCCCGGAACCTGAAGGGCCCGGCGGAGGATTTCCGCGGTGCCGGGGAGGAGGAGATTAATGCTGTAGCTCTGAATGAGACTGGCTCAAACGTGGCCGTGGCCGACGACTCTGGGGCGGTGAGGATACTCGAGATTCCAGGTGGGAAAGTGTGCCGGAGTCTCCgcagacacacaaacatctgCTCCTCTGTGGCTTTCCGACCTCACAGACCCAATAACCTCGTCTCTGTGGGACTGGACATGCAGGTGAGAGGACGAGATTTAAGAGCGTGAATGTCACCTAGTTTATACCGTttgaccttttcacattttattgtgctgCAACCAcctgctttaatgtgttttattgtgattgCAAGGTGGAAGGAAAGCAGTATGTGGTGTTCAAgacttttttagaaaaacaactttctcaAAACTGTGActttctctaacaaacctcagaGGGCTTcagagaacagctggatttatatgGAGATTTAATTACACAGAGGTGACTACTAGGGCAATTAGATTCACTGGGTTTTACTTAAGGGCATCAATGTAAAAGTGAGTTTGATGTAATTACATGTATAAGTTTCAGATTAGTCTCTCCAAACCTTGTATACATAAAATGATGATCATTTTACATCATCATTACTTCATTAAAAAAGCTCTACTTTCTGTTGGTTGGTTCTGGGCAATactgcttaaaaatatttgtttataccaaattagattttcaatttcaattttgtttttcctcactttttttccccttaaaaaattaaacatttttagaaaatatatattttttaaattggcgtttattttgatatttccTTCTGTGACTTGATCTGAATTCAAAggcaaaataaatagaagctgtaaaagaCGCTCGCTAAAACCCACACTCTGGAAACCCAAGAAAATTCCAGATTTCCCAAAAGGTAAATCTTCAAAAAGCAGAAGAATTCGATTAATCTGTAAAATCGATTTATCGCCCAGACCTAGTGTAGGTTAAAATGTGATATAATTTACAATATATGGAAATTTGTTATAATTtggcataataataaaaaaggttcaGGAGTATCAGCCTCTTTGATAACGCTCTGCTGTCCAGCCTTTCATTGCGATATCTGCCTACTTTGCTGTTCCAGGTGATTCTGTGGGGTCTGCAGAAGACCCGCCCACTGTGGACTCTCAACCTGCAGGACGCGGCAGAAGAAGCGGGTGACCAGCACCAGCAGCGGCCGGGCCAGCTCTTCAACCCCCCTCTGGCTCACTGCGTTTCAGTGTCGGGCTGCGGCAACGTTTTGGGCTGCGCCGCCGAGGACGGCCGGGTCCACTTGATGCGGATCGGCGGCGGCTCCAAACTGGAGCAGCGGGGAGCCGTCAAGGCTCACACTCAGGGAGCCTCCCAGGCCCATTTCATCAGCTTCCTCTCCCACCCTCACTGGATGGTCACCGGGGGAAACGACGGCCTCGTGGCCCTCTGGGACCTCGGCAAGCACCCGGTGGTGAATCCAGAGGGAAAAACACAGACGACGGCTCCTCATCGCCGCAAAGGTAAGAGCAGCAGGAGAAGAGAGCAGGCTCAGGAGAAGTCGAAGCAGAAGGCagacgaggaggaggacgacGCAGCTGCGAAGGACCAGGAGTCGCCGACGGAGGAGGAGACGACGTCTGGACCCAAACTGAGCATCAGTCACGGGGACAAGGTGAACTGGCTGTGCCCCGCTGTGCTGAAAGGAGAACCAAGCGTGATAGTTGCAGATCAGAGCACCAATCTGACCGTCTACCCTCTGTCTCAGCTTTAGCTTCAAGCACGctactttttcttctgttggaaaaaagaaattaacattttatttggtgaatagttgggtttttttctctccgaattttatttgacttttggGTCActcttcatttgtttgtttctgtgtctttaaaacTAGATGCAAACATTTATATACGGCTTCAATATGCGTTATGCTTTTTTGCCTGTGTGTGGGCTCCTTTGAAATAAACTCCTTGAAATAAATGTCCTTTATTGACTGTAAAACGACCACATCTGACTTGAGAAAATTGCATTAAAGGTTGTCTGCAGCTCCTTTTTacagagtgaaataaaaattaacagcagATGTTAAAAtgaaggcaggaaaaaaaagatgttccAGAGAATATTTGATTCAAAGCAGcacatgttttgttgttaataattgttaattatatatatattcctctTCACATATTGCACTCCCTGGTGAGAAGGCTGTGAAAGTAAATTTAACTTTGGTTACTTTTAACCCTTCTGCGGTCTCAGTGCATTGCTCAGAAGATGTCAAGGACAGACAGCGGAGAAGCGGGGGGGCTTGTCCCGTCAGACCGTCAGCTCCCGAAACCATACACAAAAGAATATCCTCAAAAGTGTGGACAGGGTTAAAAAAACTTAAGAGTCCAGATGACAATGTCTCTTAAGACCGCAGGTGGTTTTCAAAGAGTTATAGAAATTTAA
Protein-coding regions in this window:
- the wdr53 gene encoding WD repeat-containing protein 53, which encodes MGSLWSEGHSSSILCVSASPGPEGLIASGAEGGEVTVWTQEGVVVGRLALPGQEDVTSAAFSPAASAHLYVSHGDGVSVFDPRNLKGPAEDFRGAGEEEINAVALNETGSNVAVADDSGAVRILEIPGGKVCRSLRRHTNICSSVAFRPHRPNNLVSVGLDMQVILWGLQKTRPLWTLNLQDAAEEAGDQHQQRPGQLFNPPLAHCVSVSGCGNVLGCAAEDGRVHLMRIGGGSKLEQRGAVKAHTQGASQAHFISFLSHPHWMVTGGNDGLVALWDLGKHPVVNPEGKTQTTAPHRRKGKSSRRREQAQEKSKQKADEEEDDAAAKDQESPTEEETTSGPKLSISHGDKVNWLCPAVLKGEPSVIVADQSTNLTVYPLSQL